Proteins encoded within one genomic window of Corallococcus macrosporus:
- a CDS encoding DsrE family protein — MHRTLFTLLAALLLAVPAAALAASPDARPPRPAQKGKLVFVATTGLEDVGTLTSSFRHAVAAKESGYLSDVVWLSYGRSIVSLDPTVKAVPESVRQAAEKARAAGVRLVACGSALKKYDIDPKKLQPAAEVVPNGVAELSRLVAEGYQVIRY; from the coding sequence ATGCACCGCACCCTCTTCACCCTGCTCGCCGCACTCCTCCTCGCCGTGCCCGCCGCGGCGCTCGCCGCCAGCCCGGATGCGCGGCCGCCGCGGCCCGCGCAGAAGGGCAAGCTCGTCTTCGTGGCCACCACCGGGCTCGAGGACGTGGGCACCCTCACCAGCAGCTTCCGCCACGCGGTGGCGGCCAAGGAGTCCGGCTACCTCTCGGACGTGGTGTGGTTGAGCTACGGGCGCTCCATCGTGTCGCTGGACCCCACCGTGAAGGCCGTGCCGGAAAGCGTGAGGCAGGCGGCCGAGAAGGCCAGGGCCGCCGGGGTGCGGCTGGTGGCCTGCGGCAGCGCGCTGAAGAAGTACGACATCGACCCGAAGAAGCTGCAGCCGGCCGCCGAGGTGGTGCCGAACGGCGTCGCCGAGCTCTCCCGCCTCGTGGCCGAGGGCTACCAGGTCATCCGCTACTAG
- a CDS encoding bifunctional metallophosphatase/5'-nucleotidase translates to MYRRLLLLGLAAVWFAAGCARTVLRPAATPPAPTGATSAQGSRRQVTILYVADLHAQLRAHPELFWRDGEERIEMAGGFARVAAAIERIRSERGGDVLVLDAGDTLQGSGEAALTEGAALIAPLNALGLQGAVPGNWEVAYGPGVLRERARQLNYPLFAANLRDAASGERLFSPYLLREVAGVRIAVVGFTDPDVPRRQPPGYSEGLRYDGPEALPALVREVREQERADVVLLMTHVGLSKAVALADQVPGVDAHLSADTHERTYVPIERGGSWVVEPGAFGSFLGRLDLWVEGGKVVERKWELLELTAARFPERPEVVRLVDAALAPLGPRLSKEVGHTGVTLARYAVVENPLDNMLADAIRAAGGTEIGLSNGFRFGTPLLPGPVREADLWNFFPVVNPVKTGKLTGKQLRDFWEQELENVFARDAEKRFGGWLPRPSGMTLRFRANAPKGQRLLSAEVNGEPLDEARVYTVAACEREGDTPDMLCRIPGATETRTLEVDAHEAVRRYLATRPELNGGLQGRAVGEDLPPVLRTQQLP, encoded by the coding sequence ATGTACCGTCGACTCCTCCTCCTCGGACTCGCTGCCGTGTGGTTCGCCGCCGGCTGTGCGCGCACGGTGCTCCGCCCCGCGGCTACACCGCCCGCCCCCACCGGGGCCACTTCGGCCCAGGGCTCGCGCCGTCAGGTGACCATCCTCTACGTCGCGGATCTGCACGCGCAGCTGCGCGCGCACCCGGAGCTGTTCTGGCGCGATGGCGAGGAGCGCATCGAGATGGCCGGCGGCTTCGCACGCGTGGCCGCGGCCATCGAGCGCATCAGGAGTGAGCGCGGTGGCGACGTGTTGGTGCTGGACGCTGGCGACACATTGCAGGGCTCGGGCGAGGCGGCGCTCACCGAGGGGGCGGCGCTGATCGCGCCGCTCAACGCGCTGGGGCTGCAGGGCGCGGTGCCCGGCAACTGGGAGGTGGCCTACGGCCCCGGGGTGCTGCGCGAGCGTGCCCGCCAGCTCAACTACCCGCTCTTCGCCGCCAACCTGCGCGATGCGGCGAGCGGCGAGCGGCTCTTCTCCCCCTATTTGTTGAGGGAGGTGGCCGGCGTGAGGATCGCCGTCGTCGGCTTCACGGACCCGGACGTGCCGCGCCGGCAGCCCCCCGGCTACAGCGAGGGCCTGCGCTACGACGGCCCCGAGGCGCTGCCCGCCCTGGTGCGCGAGGTGCGCGAGCAGGAGCGCGCGGACGTCGTGCTGCTGATGACGCACGTGGGCCTCTCCAAGGCGGTGGCGCTCGCGGACCAGGTGCCTGGCGTGGACGCGCACCTGTCCGCCGACACCCACGAGCGCACCTACGTGCCCATCGAGCGCGGAGGCAGCTGGGTGGTGGAGCCCGGAGCCTTTGGCTCATTCCTCGGCCGGCTGGACCTGTGGGTCGAGGGCGGCAAGGTGGTGGAGAGGAAGTGGGAGCTTCTCGAGCTGACGGCCGCGCGCTTCCCGGAGCGTCCCGAAGTCGTGAGGCTGGTGGACGCCGCGCTCGCACCCCTGGGGCCGCGGCTGTCCAAGGAGGTGGGGCACACCGGGGTGACGCTCGCGCGCTACGCCGTGGTGGAGAACCCGCTCGACAACATGCTCGCGGATGCCATCCGCGCCGCCGGTGGGACCGAGATTGGCCTGTCCAATGGCTTCCGCTTCGGCACGCCGCTCCTTCCCGGGCCGGTGCGCGAGGCGGACCTGTGGAACTTCTTCCCAGTGGTGAACCCGGTGAAGACAGGCAAGCTCACCGGCAAGCAGCTGCGTGACTTCTGGGAGCAGGAGCTGGAGAACGTCTTCGCGCGGGACGCCGAGAAGCGCTTCGGCGGCTGGCTGCCTCGGCCCTCGGGGATGACGCTGCGCTTTCGCGCGAATGCGCCCAAGGGCCAGCGGCTCCTCTCGGCGGAGGTGAACGGCGAGCCGCTGGACGAAGCCCGTGTGTACACCGTGGCCGCCTGCGAGCGCGAGGGAGACACGCCCGACATGCTCTGCCGCATTCCCGGCGCGACGGAGACACGCACCCTGGAGGTCGATGCGCACGAGGCCGTGCGCCGCTACCTCGCCACGCGTCCCGAGCTGAACGGTGGATTGCAGGGGCGCGCGGTCGGGGAGGACCTGCCGCCCGTGCTGCGCACCCAGCAACTGCCCTGA